One window of Scheffersomyces stipitis CBS 6054 chromosome 1, whole genome shotgun sequence genomic DNA carries:
- a CDS encoding serine rich glyco protein, whose amino-acid sequence MRYYIPFALLAAASAVVIPNKRFDNETIPATSSEAPLASSILSESSSIPSSIVESAVELVAASSEVSVSSAAAPASSSSPVSSEVGVSSSAAPADPSASVDAEFVSAPGTSTSTIDDYTTVTLPSSTVTIDLASVSESQVVAESSATVASVAEDDTSAAAVQSQVVITSTIVEYVTITSDGVTTSSPTTILSTLTTSSVPASTSDEEETTTSTITRFITVTESDGDVTEVPETEVTVFPVSETSSVEYCEPTTVTVTVTTGAASTTNNLVLTSYFTSTYPITAEFTFGGNITTITSQVQVTSTQLITTTIAASSTPAVSSVSEESSSYIPTSSYISSSVVPQNETIYTTSAPSAVEQTSIASETPSLLEKLKRGIF is encoded by the coding sequence ATGCGTTATTACATTCCTTTTGCTCTCTTGGCTGCTGCTTCGGCTGTAGTAATCCCCAACAAGAGATTCGATAATGAAACCATTCCAGCAACCTCCTCCGAGGCTCctcttgcttcttcaattctcaGTGAATCTTCCTCGATTCCTTCTTCGATCGTTGAATCTGCCGTGGAACTTGTAGCTGCTTCATCGGAAGTTTCTGTATCTTCTGCTGCAGctcctgcttcttctaGCTCCccagtttcttctgaagttggtgTATCATCCTCAGCTGCTCCAGCAGATCCTTCAGCTTCCGTAGATGCTGAGTTTGTTTCTGCACCAGGGACTCTGACTTCCACCATTGATGATTATACTACTGTTACTCTTCCATCTAGTACGGTCACAATTGACCTtgcttctgtttctgaatcCCAGGTAGTTGCCGAGTCCTCTGCAACCGTTGCTTCTGTAGCTGAGGATGATACTTCTGCGGCTGCTGTCCAGAGTCAAGTCGTTATCACTTCCACTATCGTTGAGTATGTCACAATCACTTCTGACGGTGTGaccacttcttctccaacCACTATTCTCTCTACTTTGACGACATCTTCTGTGCCTGCTTCTACTCtggacgaagaagaaacaaccaCTTCTACTATTACCAGGTTTATCACTGTGACAGAATCAGATGGAGATGTCACAGAAGTTCCTGAAACTGAAGTAACCGTTTTCCCAGTCTCCGAAACTTCGTCTGTCGAGTACTGTGAACCAACTACTGTAACTGTCACTGTCACCACTGGTGCTGCATCCACCACCAACAACCTTGTGCTTACTTCCTACTTCACTTCTACATACCCAATCACTGCTGAATTCACTTTCGGTGGCAATATAACTACTATTACCagccaagttcaagtcaCCAGCACTCAACTTATTACTACAACTAttgctgcttcttctactcCTGCAGTTTCATCTGTTTCTGAGGAGTCGTCTTCGTACATTCCAACTAGCTCTTACATCAGCTCTTCTGTAGTCCCACAGAACGAGACTATCTACACAACTAGCGCTCCATCTGCTGTTGAGCAAACTTCTATTGCCAGTGAGACTCCCTCCTTGCTTGAGAAGCTCAAAAGAGGAATTTTCTAA